The sequence below is a genomic window from Ovis canadensis isolate MfBH-ARS-UI-01 breed Bighorn chromosome 1, ARS-UI_OviCan_v2, whole genome shotgun sequence.
acccactccagtattcgagcctggagaattcaatggacagaggagcctggcaggctacagtccgtgggttcacaaagaggcggacacaactgagtgactttcactcactacaGAACAGTTTAATGTTGCTTGAAATGTTATTTAAACTAGAAAGTATCAGAGTAAGATGCCTTTTTCCTAAATAGTGATGGTGTAGAATTCTAGTAAATGGATAAGGCatgtgactgacttcactttctttgtgaCCACCTACTTCCCATTGCCCAACATGATAATTGCTTGATATTGTCTGCCTTTTTTCAGAAAAGCACCGAGGATTTGCTTTTGTGGAATTTGAGTTGGCAGAGGTGAGAAAATTCTGTTATCTATGTTAAGTCTTTGGCTTGTTATTATTGTTACTGATTACAAAGGGAGCTGTTCTTCATTTGGGGTTGGGTTTTGGGGCCTCATGCTGATGCTTCCGGAGAGATGAGAAACACTGTTTGAAGGAAAGCTGCCTTCACTTAATGAAACCATGGGCTGTGATTAACATTACAGACCTGCTAGGTCCTGCCCCTCTTGCTCTGCAGAAACTCCTGCAGCCCTGCTCATTGAGCATCTTTGCCTGGTAGCACTGGTGATACTTTCTTTGTCTTCCACTAAATGGCAAATAGCTGAAGTCAGCCAGGAAGTGCACTTTGTTAGACCCGTGCAACCTAggtgaggaagaaaaagagacctTTTTCTGTTGGATTgtttttttgttgtcattttaccAAGTATGTGTTTAGACACTACAAGAAGCATTTGACTGCAAACCTAAGTTCGTACCTTGTCTTTTTTTGGCAGGATGCTGCAGCAGCTATTGACAACATGGTAAGGCTGGGAATCCTGCTTCTTACAGAAGTTGCTTTTTGGTGGTACAGAGGGCACTTAGTTCTACATTCGGTTTGCCAAACCTCCAAAGTTACAAGGTTGCATGAGGAAGTACATACAAATTGTCATCGTGTGAAAATATTCACTGTGAATTGATCACTTATGAAATTGTCCTTTCTCAGATATCTTTCTCCGTTTGATAATAACGTAAAGGCTAATCATCCTTGTTGACCAGTCACTCACTGGCTGCCTGTGTCTAGGATAAGAAATTGCAAACAATGCAAAATAATTGCACAGTGAAATTGCATATTTTACAAAAGTGACAGGGTTTCATGAAGTGTTAGACCGGTTAACAGTTGAGAAGAGAAATTTGATAAGGATGATAGGATGTGCTGCTGATCCAAGTGATTGGGACAGCCTGGAGGGCTCCTTGGGGTGATGATGCAGCTCTGGAGTGTGTGTTCCCTCTTCAGGATACTTAGGATTTTCACATCAGATAAGAAATGCAAAGATAATCATACTGTTGATAGgattttattggaaaaaataCTGCAGATGTATAAACATCCATTATATGTCTGTTCTTCAAATTAGGCCATAGTTTAAAAGCTGAATTTTAAgtataagaaatttattttcattaattagtTTCATCACAGTACATTCccaattttttcccccttcacaTTTTAAACCATGAAATTTTCTTCACTGTCATTAAGTCATTTCACATTGAGTGACCTTTACTGGTACCAGTTATCTTAGGGTAATGAGGCTTTACTTCATTCCTGTTCTCTGTTTCCCATTCATCAAATGTTTTCCTCAGCTCTCAGAGCGAGATCACTTCTCATTGCTCAAGGCTGACCTTGACTTTTGAAAATGAACTCAGGTACTTGGAAATTGCATTTATCCTTATAATTTCCGAGTACTCTGAACACAGCATCACTTTTGTTAGCAGAGGTCATTATTAGTATTGAAAGAAAGGAGGTCAGATACTACTGCATATAAACTAGAtatacaacaaggtcctactgtatagcacagggaacctgTTATTTaatatcttctaataacctataatggagaaTAACCtatcttctaataacctataatattttctaatctataataatatcttctaataacctataatggagaagaatctgacatatatatatataatgtataactgaatcagttcaCTGTACAcccaaaacattgtaaatcaactatgcttaaattttaaaaaagaaagggacttccctagtggcccagggGTTCAGAATCCGCCTTGTTGTGCAGaggatgcagattcagtccctgatcaaggaattaagatcccacattccatggagcaactaagcctgtactgcagctagagagtccatGGGCCACAACAGAGACCTCATGTGCTGCAcctaagactcaatgcagccaaataaggaACTAATAAAtttgaaggaaaggagaaaggaactgtATGATGGCTCCCAGGAGGAAATtctctgcagcccacaggctgtTTTGTGGCACGTGCGTAACTTGCTGTTAGGGGATCAGGGATTAAGGGAGAACAAATCATGAGTTTGTCTCATGCATCAGAAGTAAATGGaaagtgtctgactttattttaacCTAACAGTTTAAGCAAATGGATTTTCACACTTTTCAGAATGAATCTGAGCTCTTTGGACGGACAATTCGTGTCAATTTGGCAAAACCCATGAGGATTAAGGAAGGCTCTTCTAGACCAGGTGAGTGGGAGTAATACAGATGCCCCATCACACCCTCCAGTTTGGCCTTGCTTGCCTTCCTGTCCCAGTTTTCTTGAAAGGAGGCACTGAATGCTTCTCTGGCAGACAGTAGTAGAGAATGGTTTACATTGGCAAAGGACATGTGCCACTTTTGTGGGGAAATAAAGAGTGTGAGCTTCTCAGCCACACCAGGGTAATTGTTTCCTTTATGAGAGAAGCCATGCCTGATCTCTCATCTGTCCCAGTTTTCTCAACATTCCTGGCAGGTTCCATCAGGGGCTGGGACTGGCAAGGGCTGCACCTTTCTCTGGGGCATAGCCTTTTCATGTTGCCCTGCTAagagcttggagaaggaaatagcaacctactctagtattcttgcctagcgaatcccatggacagaggagcctgggaggctatagtccatggggtcgcaaagagtcagacacgactaagcgactaacacacacaagagcTGGGCTTCAGGGCTGGCAGTCTCTAAAAGATGGGAGCTTGCCTGACACATGTGACTTCCCAAAGTGGAGACCTCTGGCCGAGAGGGTCACAAAGTATGTTCTGCTTCGCTGATCAGAGTACCTACTTAGCAGCTGGCTGATGGCTTGAATGGGTTCTCATCTGCTCACTGCTTTCCTTTCAGTTTGGTCTGATGATGACTGGTTGAAGAAGTTTTCTGGGAAGACGCTTGAGGAGaacaaggaggaggaggggtcagagccCCCCAAAGTGGAAACACAGGAGGTGAGATTGCAGCCTGGCACTTCCCACCAGGAGACTTTGGTTTTTTAGGTTTTTATGGAACTCTGCAAATGTATATACAAAAGTagagagaatgaaaagtgaaCTTACAGTGTTTTGGTGGAGGTTGGTAAtgagtgaactgaaatgaagctTTAAGCCTCTTGTCCTTGTGCTCTGAGAGAGGAGCTTCTCAGCTCTGCTGGGTTCTGTCCTGTGATTGTTACTGACGAGGAGGAAGTGTGAGGTGAGGAAGGGTGGTGAGTGGGCCTCTGCACTCTCCTGGTCAGTCCCCCTCCTTCATGCAAGTATGCTCCCGGCTCACCGTCTTTCTGTTCCTGACGCAAGGAGGGCAGCGCGGGGTGAGGGTACCTTCCCTGCAGTCTGGGCACAGGTTTGAGGTCCTCCCTTCCAGGGAACCTGCCTTGGCACTTCCCTCTGATTCTCAGTGCACCTCTCTAACCATTGCCTCTCCGGCTGCCCCTCCCCCTTGTAACTGACGTTCTGGGTTTCTTTCTTGACTTGtggtctctctcccctctctgccAAAACAGCAGCAGTCACTCTGACCTTTCACAGCCTCTCCTAGGCTATTGGACTCTCCTGGCCTCTGTTTCTAGTCCTGAGCTTCAGACATTGCTAATGCAAGTCTTGCCCTCCCTCCTCTAATCTTGTTTATCCTGTGTTCTCTAACTCACTGACTTGCCACTTTCCATCCACACTGATGCAAGCAGGAAATACAGAGGCTAAGCAGAGTGCCTGCAAGTGTATAAAGCAAGGTCCCGGCCACCTCCATTGTGAGCACTTCAGAACTCCTTGCTTCCGTTGCAGCCAGCCTGCGTGTGTGCAGGGCTGTACACAGAGGGAGGGGATGGTGCTGCAGAAATGGGTCCAGTTTACTGGATTAAGGTGGGTGACCTTGAGCCGGGGTGTGAAGGTGTTGAGAGTTGTCTGTCTGGGGCTAGGAAAGTGTTTTGGTAGACAGTGCTGAATCTCCTGTCACTGGGTGCCAAACTGGGGCCGTGGCCGTGGCCTTCACCTTCTTCTGCATTCCCAAGGCCTTCCCTGTCGTCTCCCTGTTCAGCTCGCCCACTAGTTGGGTTCTCAGATGTGTTCGTTCACACTCGCTCTCCTAGTTGGGGAGTCAGGGCGTTCTCTCTAATCTAGCCATTTCTCCTGCATCTAGGGAGAGCCTGCTGTGAAAAAGGCCCGGTCGAACCCTCAGGTGTATATGGACATCAAGATTGGGAACAAGCCAGCTGGCCGCATCCAAATGCTCCTGCGTTCAGACGTCGTGCCCATGACCGCAGGTGAGcagttttttctttaatacaaGTGAATGTGTGTTCATGGTTCACGGTTTGTTTTTAAGTACACACACtccaacgcacacacacacacacacacacactcaaacagtATTGAAGGCAATAAATTGAAAACCTGAGTCTTTGTTCCTTCTCCATATCTAATCATACTCTTCAGAAGTAACTACTGATAACTAACaactttttgaatatttttttcatttgttaaatacTGAATTCTATTTATCCTTCttttaatctaaattttattATGTAGACATATAGTCAGGAGTGTTAATTTCGCAGTTTGTTTTGAAACACAACAGTGCCCCCATGCTGCCCCCCTGCCCTGCTGCCATCCCCCAGCACCATTTGCTGCTTCTCAGAGGCAGTCAGTTTCAACTCTTAGctgatttcttttgatttttaaccTCCATATTTGTAGGTAACAGATATATGTTGCTACTttctggtttttctgttttttgttttaatgtcttttcattttagacATCTATTGACTTCCCACTTGAGAAGATAAGGAATTAGCTTTTTAAATCAGCTTCCCAGCTCCTTCATCCTTTTATGTTGTTACCATAATTTTAGTTAGGTCACAGGTTATTCTATGTAAGCATCATACTGTGATAGCTTCGTTTCATACACAGCACTTTGTTTTCCCTAGAATTCAtaattctcttgttttcacatttGCTTAGTATTCTGTACACATGTTCCTGAGCTCCCCCAAATTTTCCTGTTTGTATAAATCTCCATCATGTTCAGACACATCAGGTATTGTGTCAGTTTCACTTATCCCTCCTTGGAGCCCCCTGACCTCCTCCAGCTTGGACCAGTTGCCTTCCAGGCCCATCTCATAGCTTTTGTCTTGGGATCTCCTGCTTTCGCTTCCTGTGTTGGGACCTCTGTTGTCTTTTTTGATCTATTCCCTCATTTTGGTAGGGGATATAATTCTGTAGCTTCTGGAGAAAAGAGCTTGGAGGGTCAGGTTTTTGAGACTGATGTGTGGAAATTTCTACTTTCCCACCTGATAGTTTGGATGTAGAATTCTAGAGAAGTCTAATGTCATTCTGATTTTTGGTCCTTAatataaaacctttttttttttttctgtctagaGGTGAGCTGTCCCAATATGGTAGTCACTATCCATGTGTGACTCTTTAAACTTAATTCATGTTATATAAAACTAAATTTCACTTCTTCAGTTATTCAGATGCTTAAAAGCTGTTAGATAACACTGGTCTAGATGCTTGGAGGGTCTCTGTATCCTGTGTTCTGAAATATTGTCCCCTTGGAGTAGATGTCTTTCCATCCATCCTGCTAGATATTTAGTGGGCCCTACTATATTGGTTTCTCTTGcagctgtaacaaattatcacagacTTAGCAGCTTACAAGAACATGAGTTTGTTGTCTTAGCTGTTCTGACGGCCAGAAGTCCAACACGGGACTCACCAGGCTAAAAGAAGATGGTGGCTGGGTTACCACATTCCTTACTGGAAACTCTATGGGTAGATCTGTTTCCAGAGACGGTCAGCTTGTTGACAGAATTCAGTTTCCTGCATCTGTAGATGAAGGTGCCCATTTCCTTGCTGGCTGCCAGCTGAGGGCTAGTCCCAGCTTCCAGAGGCTTGTGGCCCCCCTCCTTTATCATCACAGCCAGCAGTGAGTGATCCAGTCCCTCTCACGTTTTGAACCACCTGCCTCCTTTTCCATCCATTCTTTTTTTGGATGGGTTGTGGAGGAGATGGAATATAATTTACAGTGTTTTgctagtttttgctgtacaacagtcCATCCACTTCTGActctctctttctgcctttagCTGGGAAAGGCTCTCTGGTTATAGACTTGTGATTATACTAGGCCCACCGGGGTAATCTAGGCCACTCTTCCCATCTCAGTGTCCGtaaccttaatcacatctgcacaGGACCTTCTGCTGTGAGCAGCATATTCTCAGGTTCTAGGAACTGGGACATGGACATCTTTCGGGAGCCATTATCCTGCATACCACACCCATCAGTTAGGACAATCCTATCTTTTGAAAAGTTTTCCTtgaattatttctttacttttatccCTTCTGATTTTTCTCTACTCATATTTTGGAacctttttaaatgttctttttcatagCATCCTGTGCTTATTTCATGCATGTACTATCATTTCATCTTGGGAGATTAGTAtactaaaatttctttttcctgtacAGCTTATGTTTGAAATtacttttttcagtttgttttttcttctctttgtttgttttgttgttgatcTGTTTGCTTGTTTCAGTCTTTGCTTTTCACCTAGATGCCTGTCTCATATATAAGACTAGGGTCCTTAAAATCTGCTTGGAGACTCCCTGGACATTGGTAAGGCTTGCTGACTGAACCTTCCTCTATGAGGTGATTCTGATTGGACCCTGGATATCAGTATCCCTGAGTCATAGTCTCTTGGACAGAACAGAGGCCACAGAGAAGACTCTAGTCTCTTGCTAATGGTCCTGTGTCCAGTTGTTTGTTGTGGAGGGTGGGAGGTTGTGGGAGCAGTACATGAACTTCAGTAAATCTCCATTTGTCATGATGGTCCCTCAGGTACATATAgagcttcccagaccagagacccTCTGCTTTAACCTGCTGGAGGGTTGACCTCCCACCAGCAGCCAGGGCTAGGGAAGAGAGAGGATCTAGGGGCTAGCTACTTTTTAAAGTGAGCTTTCAACCAGACTTACTGCTTTTAGAACCATCTTCATCCTTGTCACTGAGGTTTTGGAATTGCTGCAGCAGAAATCAGATGGCTTCTGGGCTTTATCAGCTTAAGCTTCAGCTCTGTTAGGTCTGCTCTGTCAGTTACGGCGCATCTGTTTGTCTTCCAGTTTCCAAAGATTTGTGTTGCTGTTGTCTCTTCTCTCGCTCCTTTTAGGGGCTAgtcattttatccattttttaagTGTATGATTTACTGGCATTAATTGCATCCacaatgttgtacaaccatcaccactatctactCTCACAACTTTTGCACCACCCCTAATagcaactatacagtccatggaattctctagaccagaatattggagtaggtagcctatcccttctccagtgaatcttcctgacccagaaatcgaaccggagtctcctgcattgcaggcggattctttcccagctcagctaccagggaagcccagtagaaaTTCAGGACTCGTTAAACAGTCACTCCCCTTTCTCCTCTACTCCCAGCCTCTGGTAATggttaatctactttctgtctctctgaatttactattctagacatttcatatacaTGGAGTCCTAACAGTAGTTGTCCTTtgatgtctgacttacttcacttagcattgtGTTTTCAGGGCTCATTTAGGTATCAGTATGgctggctaatattccattgtctggatagtCCACAGTTTGTTTCTCaactcatttgttgatggacacttgaacACTGGTTCCACTTTCcagttattatgaataatgatgcTGTGAACAATTGTGTACAAATAAGTATTTAAATCCCTGTTCTCAGTTATTTTGGGTGCCTCTCTAAgactggaattgctgggttatatggcagtTCCAGTTTGACTTTCTGAGGAACTACCAAAGTACTCTCTGCAGTGGCTGCACCACTTTCCATTCTCATAAGCAGTGTATAAGCATTCTAGTTCCTTTACATCCTCACTTGTGTTCTGTTTATCATAGCCATCCTGGTAGTTGGGAAGTGGgatctcattgtgtttttgatttctGTTCCCCTAATCACTAATGAtgtgaagcatcttttcatgtgcttagaGGTAggggccatttgtgtatcttctttgaggAAATGTCTGTGAAAGTCTTTTGTGTATTTACTTACTaggttggttttttgttgttgatttgtaggagttcattgtatattctggatattaaacaCTCAAGAgatgtgatttgcaaatgttttcttccattccctaagttgccttttcattttgttgagagTGTCCTTTGATGttcaaaagtttttcattttgatgaagtctcATTTGCCAGTTTTTTGTTACTTATGCTTTCAAAGTTGCAGTTAAGACATTGCCAAGTGCAAAGTCACAAAGACTTGACCTGTCTTTTTCTCTAAGATCCTGTttggtctttctttttaaaaattgctttaccACCAGCTTAGGGTGGAGCAGATCTAGAATGCATGTTTTCACGCCTTCTTTAGCTAGAATCCTTTCTAATCCTTCAAGATAATCAGTATCTCAAAGGTTTATAATGAACATGtcatattttgaaatgaaaatacgAACATTAAACAAATACAGTTTTTCAGAGTCTAGTTGGAGATCtcattgtttgggtttttttgaccatgcccccgaggcatgtgggatctcagttccccaaccagggattgaacctgtgctccctccttggaagcatggaatcttaaccactggatcaccaaggaatccctctgttggtttgttttttaatcaggcGCCTTTTCCTTTCTCGGCCCCAGAGAATTTCCGCTGCCTGTGCACCCACGAGAAGGGCTTTGGCTTCAAGGGCAGCAGCTTCCACCGCATCATCCCCCAGTTCATGTGCCAGGGCGGTGACTTCACCAACCACAACGGCACCGGGGGCAAGTCCATCTACGGGAAGAAGTTTGACGATGAAAACTTTATCCTCAAACACACGGGACCAGGTGGGATCGGCTGGTGGGTGATGGTCGgcgggctgggctggggcaggaTGGCTGCGCAGGCGGGTGACAGGCTGTGCTTCTGGTCTCCTCCCAGACCCCCACCCAGGGAACAGAGGGGAGGCGTTTGGCCTGGCTGGAATGGAACGAGCCTGTTTCCATCACAGGGTCCACAACTGTGGGCGTAGCTTAAATTTTGTGGTCAGCCACTGTAAGCCTGCTCTTCTTCCTTCAACCCCGCTGCCTGCCTGTCTGTCAGAATCTAGTAAAAGATTTCAGTGGTTGGTTCCCcagcaactagaaaaaaatacagaactgTACTGATATTTAAGACTGCAGTTCTTTAGGAGGCCCTTGGCAGCCACACTAGACAGAGCTCCCTAGTTCATGCTCAGTCCTGGTCAGAGACGGCAGTTGCCGCCTCACTCCCGAAACCTCCACGTCACCCTCTGCCCCAGCTGATGTTTAGCCTCCCGCACCTGTCTGCATCTGTCCACACCTGCCTGCGCCGACTTCCCCCCAAGTGCAGGGGCTGAGCCACCTCCCCTCTACTCGTGACCcggaccttccccacccctcacccttcGGAACCTGGTTCTGCATGCGTGCCCTGCTGCTGCCTTGTGTAATGCCCGTCCCCTGCTCTGCTCGATCAGCACAAAAGCACACAGTGTCGATCTTTTCTTTGACTCGTGTCCCCCCCTCAGCTATCACCATGCCTCTGGTCCCCTTTTTAACCGAAACTTCTTGATAAAGTTATCTAAGCTCCCTGCCTTTGGTTCTCTCGGTCCCCCTCTAGACAGACTGCTCCCCTGAAGGCACTCTTCTCCACCCAGCccatagtcagctcctgctcCTCGTCCCATTCGCCCTCCCATCTGCGGGTGCAGAGGCAGCATCTGCACTCCCTCCTCCATGCCCAGAACCAGCAGCAGGGTTGGGAGAGCTGATGGGCGCTTCTCTCCCCCAGGCCTGCTCTCCATGGCCAACTCTGGCCCAAACACCAACGGCTCCCAGTTCTTCCTCACGTGTGACAAGACGGATTGGCTGGACGGCAAGCATGTAGTGTTTGGGGAGATCACGGATGGCCTGGACGTCTTGCGGCAGATTGAGGTGGGTGGCTGCTGGGGCCCCTGGGGCACAGCTGTGAATGTGGGAGAGCTGAATCGGGGCCTGGAGAGAGACAGCAAGCtgctgttggggggtgggggggtgggatgGGCAGAGGGGCGGGTATCCCTGAGCCACTCTTActctccaccctccctcccctgaTTCCTCCTCTTCTGTTTGGCCCGCAAAGGCCCAGGGCAGCAAGGACGGGAAGCCCAAGCAGAAGGTGATCATCTCTGACTGTGGGGAGTACGTATGAGAGGGGAGCTGTCAACCCGGGGAACCGGCACCCGAGGTGTCCCGTTGGCAGCGAGCAGGGCTTCATGTCCTGGCCCTTCCTCGGGGTCAGCATGGGGCAGCTCCTCTGCAGGCACAGCCTGCGCCGCCTCTGGTCTTCCTCAGGTGTGGCCTTGGGCCCGGGGCTGCCCTCCCCACCGTGGACAGCTGTGCGTGGTCTTTCCAGGCCTTTGCCACCGGGGCTTCTCATGGGCCCACCTGTGTGACTCCTGGACATTTTCTTCGGGTAAAATAAATCCTAGTTTTTATACTGCTGCCTCCAGCTAGTTCCTGGGAGTTGTCAAATGTCGCCTATAAAGCTAAACTGTCTCCTGAGACAGGTTGGTGAGTGAATAGGGCATAATCCCTTCcccacagtttttcttttcttcccttggaTGATTCCCTGAGATGCTAGGTGATATATCTTCAGGTCAGATACCCTTGTCAGACCACTGTCAAGACCGTGGGCATCAAAGACAGTGGAAAAATTCCTGTCTTCAGCGCCTCCACTCCCACATCACACTGCCAGCCCCAGAGCCAGTGAGTGTATCGTTCAGTCTCCATGATGCATTTGCTTATTTGCtcactttcattttacagattttttaaaatgatactttaTTACTCACAGTGCCTTTTCTATACTAGGTACTCTACCTGTTTGTCAGGAGACAAGAGGTTAGCAAACCCCTTGGTTCTAATCCAGCCCACTACCTGGTTTTATGAGTAAAGTTTTGTTGGAACAGTCAGAGCCATTGGTTTACATACTCACTGCCGTAACAGTGGAGTAATTGGTGGCAGATACCATATGGTCCCTGTATTAgagttct
It includes:
- the LOC138419050 gene encoding peptidyl-prolyl cis-trans isomerase E isoform X3 translates to MCQGGDFTNHNGTGGKSIYGKKFDDENFILKHTGPGLLSMANSGPNTNGSQFFLTCDKTDWLDGKHVVFGEITDGLDVLRQIEAQGSKDGKPKQKVIISDCGEYV
- the LOC138419050 gene encoding peptidyl-prolyl cis-trans isomerase E isoform X1, with product MRALVGTDTGDIGLGVGRNDPSIWRGGLAEEVDDKVLHAAFIPFGDITDIQIPLDYETEKHRGFAFVEFELAEDAAAAIDNMNESELFGRTIRVNLAKPMRIKEGSSRPVWSDDDWLKKFSGKTLEENKEEEGSEPPKVETQEGEPAVKKARSNPQVYMDIKIGNKPAGRIQMLLRSDVVPMTAENFRCLCTHEKGFGFKGSSFHRIIPQFMCQGGDFTNHNGTGGKSIYGKKFDDENFILKHTGPGLLSMANSGPNTNGSQFFLTCDKTDWLDGKHVVFGEITDGLDVLRQIEAQGSKDGKPKQKVIISDCGEYV
- the LOC138419050 gene encoding peptidyl-prolyl cis-trans isomerase E isoform X2, with translation MATTKRVLYVGGLAEEVDDKVLHAAFIPFGDITDIQIPLDYETEKHRGFAFVEFELAEDAAAAIDNMNESELFGRTIRVNLAKPMRIKEGSSRPVWSDDDWLKKFSGKTLEENKEEEGSEPPKVETQEGEPAVKKARSNPQVYMDIKIGNKPAGRIQMLLRSDVVPMTAENFRCLCTHEKGFGFKGSSFHRIIPQFMCQGGDFTNHNGTGGKSIYGKKFDDENFILKHTGPGLLSMANSGPNTNGSQFFLTCDKTDWLDGKHVVFGEITDGLDVLRQIEAQGSKDGKPKQKVIISDCGEYV